The stretch of DNA ttgttaGGGCCGTTTGTTGATTTGCATATATacagtttcattttcctttggaacaggaaggaaggaacacaGTACAAAATGTTTATTGTTCTGGTTTTCCAGATGACTTTTATTTGATGTTATTGCAAAGTTTAGTGATAATACTAAGTGTTTAATAGTAGCAGGTGTTGTCAGTTTATATGTCGGTGgtgtatgatttattttattttagtttttttggtGTATGATTGATTTTAGCTTTGGTGCCAAAGCAAAAGCTTTTAGCCACATTCTAGCCAAAATCTAAAAGTGCTGgatcagccttggctggtgtagcttagtgggttgagcattggTCTGCAAACTGAGGgattgctagtttgattccccatcagggcacacatatgcctgggttgtgggccaggtccctggctgggggcctgggaggcagccaactgatatttttctccaactctttctccctcccttttctctctaaaaataaataaaaatcttggatCATATGTTCTTATTAATTATTCAAGTTGGTAGAACATGTACAAccattaaatacaattttatttttatacatttctattTCATAGGTTGAACAGTGTTACTTTCTATGCTTAATTTTGTAAGCAGTCTGATGCTCTGAAGAATAATGGAATAACAGTAGCTACCTTGTAAAGTGATGGTGAAGGTAAAATGAGcttaaaaattttagttaataTTAGTGGCTACTGTTATTAGTTCTTTATAAATACTTGACATATATGAGAAAGCATCAAGTGAATGGGTACTTCAACATAACACACTTGTTGAAAAATGTTGGGATTTCGTTTTGAATCAATTCAGAAAAACAGTTCCCTTAACTGCAGCTCAGATTCCATGCTGGTGTCCATCGTGGGGATGGCGCTGTACACAGGCTACGTCTTCATGCCGCAGCACATCATGGCGATACTGCACTACTTTGAGATCGTGCAATGACCGAGAGGTGGCCGGACGAGAGCGGTTCCCCAGGGAAGATCCACCCTCTGGTGTGGGAATGAGACTTCATCAGACGTCATGAGGAACTCTACTGGATGTCAGCGTAACCAACCCGGTCAATATAAAGACTAAAATTCATGAGTAGAACAGGAAAATGATCCTGACTCAT from Phyllostomus discolor isolate MPI-MPIP mPhyDis1 chromosome 1, mPhyDis1.pri.v3, whole genome shotgun sequence encodes:
- the SPTSSA gene encoding serine palmitoyltransferase small subunit A; this translates as MALARAWKQMSWFYYQYLLVTSLYMLEPWERTVFNSMLVSIVGMALYTGYVFMPQHIMAILHYFEIVQ